The genomic window CGTCGAGCACTTGCTCGTCGCTGCCAAGTGTCTTGTGGAACTCACGACGCGCACACCACGTGCTGTGCGACATCCAGATGGACGAGAACATGCGGGCCGCCAACTGCGGGTCGACCACGCGGAATTCACCGCGCTCGACGCCGCGGGCAATGATGCTGGACACCAGACGACGTCCACGGGCGATCACTTCGTCGGCGTAGAACTGCATGAGGTCGGGGAACTGCCCGAGCTCGAGCGACACGAGGCGCTGGAGGACCTGCACGCGTTCGGTGCGGAGGAACCTCCACCAGCCCTCGCCAAGTCGTTGCAATTGGAGCACGGCGGGCCCCGTGAGCAGCTCCGCCTGCGAGGCTTCGGCTTCAGCCAGCGCGGCCACGATCGTGGTGTGCACCATCTCCCGGAAGAGCGCTTCCTTGTTGGGGAAGTAGAGGTAGATGGTGCCCTTGGCCACCTGCGCCC from Gemmatimonas sp. includes these protein-coding regions:
- a CDS encoding TetR/AcrR family transcriptional regulator, whose product is MTSIEPPRRRAPEERPTQILDAAFHEFGERGLAGARLDDIAKRAQVAKGTIYLYFPNKEALFREMVHTTIVAALAEAEASQAELLTGPAVLQLQRLGEGWWRFLRTERVQVLQRLVSLELGQFPDLMQFYADEVIARGRRLVSSIIARGVERGEFRVVDPQLAARMFSSIWMSHSTWCARREFHKTLGSDEQVLDEMLDFYLYALRP